From the genome of Prionailurus bengalensis isolate Pbe53 chromosome D1, Fcat_Pben_1.1_paternal_pri, whole genome shotgun sequence:
TGCGCACCCGTCTCAGCGGGGGCCTCTTGAACTTGCCTCTCAGGTCGAACAGCTTCTGGTTCATGTCCTCCAGCTGCCGGCGGCGGCGGGGAAGGGCTGGGTGGGCGCCCGTGCTGGccaggccccccgccccctcccggccaGGGTGCCCCTCgccgcgtcccccccccccccccccccccccccgcaccggcCGCTCACCTCCTTGCTGCTCTTCTGGACCCTTATTTCCATGTCATACTTCTCCTCCTCGGCCGCGTCGATCTTGGCGTGCAGCTGCTTGCAGagctcctgggggcgggggcagcgggTGGGCGGGccgctgcccccccacccccgacctccgcctgccctgccccctctcttgACCGGTGGGGAGACCGAGGCAGCAGGCAGGGGCGCCGCCAGGGCAGGGTACCTGCACTTCAGACATGGAGCCGGGGACGTGCAGTGGGGGGCAGTGCTCAGACAGGTAGTTCTGCTTCTCAGTCTCACGGCgactctcctccttctccagctcGGTGGCCGCGATCTGGAGCATCACACTctgcagggggcggggtggggggcaggccagTGAGGGGCTGTGGGGGCCTCGCCCCGCGCAGACCCCGGGACGGCCCTCTCTGGGCCAGCGCCTACCTTCAGGTGCTGTCTCCGGGCCGTGATGGCCCTGTTGCGTTTCTGtggggcaagggggagggggcagagtcaGGGCCAGCCCAGGCCCCAGCACCGCCATATCCCCTCCCGCTCAGCCCGCCCCAGGCCGGTGGGCCCTGTCTAGGAGGCAGCTGGACACCGGGGCTCCCGGTGGGGGGGGCCGGGCCCAGGACACCTGTACCCAGGTGGCAGGCCGGGTTCAAAGGttaaggggaggggagaagtgggAGGTGCGGGGCATCCCTACAGGGCCAAGgctgtggtggggggggtggggcggggggggtggcaATCGGGAATAAGAAGCGATTCTGGTGACCTGGCCACAGCCTCACTTCCCCTGCCCCACGAGGCACTGGCAGCCACTTCCTGTTTTCGCCCCTGTCCTGGTGGCTGGGTGGGGCTCGTTcgtggggggagggctgggcagcTTCCCTCGAGCTCTGACCTTTGACCTATCCCAAGTAGGGGGTCCCATCCCCTCTGTGTCTCATGCCCCCCCCCAAGTAGGTACTCACCTCCTCACTGTCCCGAGAGTGCaggtgggatggggagagagaagacagaggtcAGGGCGTGGATGAGGCAGCGTGGGGGCAGGTGGGATGGGAGGGGgccaggatgggggctggggctCTGTggagacccccccaccccgtggtgggggagggcaggggtggcaggGGCCCTGGGCTTGGATGGCACTTACTCCCCCATCCTGAAGTCCTGGGCTTAGAGCCTGTGGGAGAGAAAAGGCCGAGGTGTGAGGGCGGTGGCTCCTGTCCTGCCGTGGACACCGGCTGcccaggttgggggtgggggggtgggggtgggggcaggcctcACACCAAGCCTGCCCgttgccctgcccccactccgaCCTCCTTGAGGCTCTGTCTTGGAATTGCCAGGgtgagaagaggagaaagtgtTCCCAGAATGTCCCAGGCAGGCAGGGCCCGGAGTGGCCGCAGCTGTCCCTGAGGGAGGGGTGGGACGGGCCAGCGCAGGTGGCCACCAGAGCCATACAGCTAATTTTAGCTCTGCTCCTTCGGCTTTGGGCCCAAGTGCATGCGAGAAACCACTCCCCGCTTTGGCCTGGGGTCCCTCGACCCGTCAGATCTCCTGGTGCCCCACCCAAGAGTGAGGCctgctgatggggggggggggggggcgggcgtcTGCGACCCCTGCCGCCCCCAGGCCGTCCCCCGACGCATCTCCGGCTCACGCCCCACACCATGCAAGCCCCCGAGAGAGAGGGCTGCTGGAggcggcccccagcccccaggcccccacgCAGGGACCTCATCCTGCAAACAAGCTCCAGAAGTGACTGTCCTGGCCTCTGCCGGCCGG
Proteins encoded in this window:
- the TNNI2 gene encoding troponin I, fast skeletal muscle, which produces MGDEEKRNRAITARRQHLKSVMLQIAATELEKEESRRETEKQNYLSEHCPPLHVPGSMSEVQELCKQLHAKIDAAEEEKYDMEIRVQKSSKELEDMNQKLFDLRGKFKRPPLRRVRMSADAMLKALLGSKHKVCMDLRANLKQVKKEDTEKERDLRDVGDWRKNIEEKSGMEGRKKMFESES